A region from the Corallococcus caeni genome encodes:
- a CDS encoding PilZ domain-containing protein has protein sequence MTSHIDRRAFPRIHAPLYSRPARMKVGDKKQVLDVSLGGARIYSDEPQDVGSRLDLELFLPDGSSLECTARIVWAIKLPKDAVARFEVGLSFIDVPEPILAQLKTVLVTDET, from the coding sequence ATGACCTCTCACATTGATCGCCGCGCCTTCCCAAGGATTCACGCGCCCCTCTACTCGCGTCCCGCGCGAATGAAGGTGGGCGACAAGAAGCAGGTGCTCGACGTCAGCCTCGGGGGCGCGCGCATCTACTCCGACGAGCCGCAGGACGTGGGCTCGCGGTTGGATCTGGAGTTGTTCCTCCCTGACGGCAGCTCGCTGGAATGCACGGCGCGCATCGTCTGGGCCATCAAGCTCCCCAAGGACGCCGTGGCCCGCTTCGAGGTCGGCCTGTCCTTCATCGACGTGCCGGAGCCCATCCTGGCGCAGCTGAAGACCGTGCTCGTCACGGATGAAACATAG
- a CDS encoding heme oxygenase (biliverdin-producing) produces MSLRGTLRWGGFERSARDRRLPSAATGDLPSTQRLSSRLEEGTGMARRQVEQSPFLEALFHGSWNGGVYGQFVRARHYVNHLRQLHVVYEALESVLPALKDGPLTRVLRLPELRRASALVADLDGFCGDTRTKPFACAETRLHAERIREVAAEAPHLLIAHAWSRCVQDLFTAPQRSGLIARAFELENGRGMAFYNAVSAGELPAFQARLTARLDEVPLTEGEAQEVVQEARLAFRIQALICDELARDAPGLEVPGGPQG; encoded by the coding sequence GTGAGCCTCCGGGGAACCCTCCGCTGGGGTGGCTTCGAGCGCTCCGCGAGGGATCGGCGCCTGCCGTCCGCGGCCACCGGGGACCTTCCGTCCACGCAGCGGCTGTCGTCGCGGCTGGAGGAGGGGACGGGGATGGCGCGGCGCCAGGTGGAGCAGTCCCCCTTCCTGGAGGCGCTCTTCCACGGCTCGTGGAACGGCGGCGTCTACGGCCAGTTCGTGCGGGCCCGACACTACGTGAACCACCTGCGCCAGCTGCACGTCGTCTACGAGGCGCTGGAGTCCGTGCTGCCGGCGCTGAAGGACGGCCCGCTCACCCGGGTGCTGCGGCTGCCGGAGCTGCGGCGGGCCTCCGCGCTGGTGGCGGACCTGGACGGGTTCTGCGGCGACACGCGCACGAAGCCCTTCGCCTGCGCGGAGACGCGGCTGCACGCCGAGCGCATCCGCGAGGTGGCGGCGGAGGCCCCGCACCTGCTCATCGCCCATGCCTGGTCGCGCTGCGTGCAGGACCTCTTCACCGCGCCCCAGCGCTCCGGGCTCATCGCTCGCGCGTTCGAGCTGGAGAACGGCCGGGGCATGGCCTTCTACAACGCGGTGTCCGCCGGAGAACTGCCCGCCTTCCAGGCGCGGCTGACGGCCCGCCTGGACGAGGTGCCGCTGACGGAGGGCGAGGCCCAGGAGGTGGTCCAGGAGGCACGGCTGGCCTTCCGCATCCAGGCGCTCATCTGCGACGAGCTGGCGCGGGATGCGCCGGGGCTCGAGGTGCCAGGCGGCCCTCAAGGGTAG
- a CDS encoding sigma-70 family RNA polymerase sigma factor yields MAPTDSAAQQASDLSADRDLLKQVALGSAAAMRGVYARCSARAFAIAVRLLPTRADAEEVLQETFLDVWRRAREFDPARGGLETWVTTIARTRAIDRLRSLGTASRMVEGVSQQPPPVSATPPSPDDSASAAQDQARVRAAMEQLPPEQREVVLLAYFDGLSQSEIAQKTGQPLGTVKTRARLALEKLAVLLDARPASASG; encoded by the coding sequence ATGGCGCCTACCGACTCCGCTGCTCAGCAAGCGAGTGACCTGTCGGCCGACCGCGACCTGCTGAAGCAGGTGGCGCTCGGCAGCGCGGCGGCCATGCGGGGTGTCTACGCGCGGTGTTCGGCGCGGGCGTTCGCCATCGCGGTGCGGCTGTTGCCCACGCGCGCGGACGCGGAGGAGGTGCTGCAGGAGACCTTCCTGGACGTGTGGCGGCGCGCGCGCGAGTTCGACCCGGCGCGCGGCGGACTGGAGACGTGGGTCACGACCATCGCGCGCACGCGGGCCATCGACCGGCTGCGTTCGCTGGGCACGGCGTCGCGGATGGTGGAGGGGGTGTCCCAGCAGCCGCCGCCGGTGAGCGCGACGCCGCCATCGCCGGACGACTCCGCGTCCGCGGCGCAGGACCAGGCGCGGGTGCGCGCGGCGATGGAGCAACTGCCGCCGGAGCAGCGCGAGGTGGTGCTGCTCGCGTACTTCGACGGGCTCTCCCAGAGTGAGATTGCCCAGAAGACAGGCCAGCCGCTGGGCACGGTGAAGACGCGCGCGCGGCTGGCGTTGGAGAAGCTGGCGGTGCTGCTGGATGCGCGGCCCGCGAGCGCCTCCGGCTGA
- a CDS encoding phosphotransferase, whose translation MTPLDLTKLPDFLRAQRWFAGKAWPIKSVSVADHVTMELGTCSFTLAIIEVAYELGQPERYQLQARQTPDGLVSALEDDDCVRAVFNLAREGRVVSSGSGRVVGEWIASTDSGVALPEPLSVRRLNVEQSNTSLVLGERVIIKVIRKLEAGVNPEYEVGRFLATKTDFRATPQLVGALNLEGPAGATLAVAHRFVPDAVDGWKYTLERLRQEKALSERFLGEMRELGARLGELHKAFASAGPDDLAFSPEPLLQEDLQRWSASIVGELGVTLADAGRLHADLEGRREGLIAYAKRLAHVAPSGQKIRIHGDLHLGQVLRSQDQWLFFDFEGEPSRSFTARREKYSALRDVAGMIRSFDYAEATVALEGGQPRGRVGPTRDAFLEGYRQATRGAPFLPDSDEAFDVMLRAFELEKLLYEVRYELANRPDWVRIPVEALLRMEDAQ comes from the coding sequence GTGACGCCCCTGGACCTGACCAAGCTGCCAGACTTCCTCAGAGCCCAACGTTGGTTCGCCGGCAAGGCGTGGCCCATCAAGAGCGTCAGCGTGGCGGACCACGTGACCATGGAGCTGGGCACGTGTTCCTTCACCCTGGCCATCATCGAAGTCGCCTATGAGCTGGGCCAGCCAGAGCGCTACCAGCTCCAGGCCCGGCAGACGCCGGACGGGCTGGTCAGCGCCCTGGAGGACGACGACTGCGTGCGCGCCGTCTTCAACCTGGCCCGCGAGGGCCGGGTGGTGTCGTCCGGCTCCGGCCGCGTCGTGGGGGAGTGGATCGCCTCCACCGACAGCGGCGTGGCGCTGCCGGAGCCGCTCAGCGTGCGCCGGCTCAACGTGGAGCAGAGCAACACGTCGCTGGTGCTGGGCGAGCGGGTCATCATCAAGGTCATCCGCAAGCTGGAGGCCGGCGTGAACCCCGAGTACGAGGTGGGCCGCTTCCTCGCGACGAAGACGGACTTCCGCGCGACGCCGCAGCTGGTGGGCGCGCTGAACCTGGAGGGGCCCGCGGGCGCGACGCTCGCGGTGGCGCACCGCTTCGTGCCGGACGCCGTGGACGGCTGGAAGTACACGCTGGAGCGGCTGCGCCAGGAGAAGGCGCTGAGCGAGCGCTTCCTCGGGGAGATGCGGGAGCTGGGCGCGCGCCTGGGAGAACTGCACAAGGCCTTCGCCTCCGCGGGGCCGGACGACCTGGCGTTCTCCCCGGAGCCGCTGCTCCAGGAGGACCTGCAGCGCTGGAGCGCGTCCATCGTGGGCGAACTGGGCGTGACGCTGGCGGACGCCGGGCGGCTGCACGCGGACCTGGAGGGCCGGCGCGAGGGGCTCATCGCGTACGCGAAGCGGCTGGCGCACGTGGCGCCCTCCGGCCAGAAGATCCGCATCCACGGCGACCTGCACCTGGGCCAGGTGCTGCGCTCGCAGGACCAGTGGCTCTTCTTCGACTTCGAGGGCGAGCCGTCCCGCTCCTTCACCGCGCGCCGGGAGAAGTACAGCGCGCTGCGCGACGTGGCGGGGATGATCCGCTCCTTCGACTACGCGGAGGCCACGGTGGCGCTGGAGGGCGGCCAGCCGCGCGGGCGCGTGGGCCCCACCCGCGACGCGTTCCTGGAGGGCTACCGCCAGGCGACGCGCGGGGCGCCCTTCCTGCCCGACAGTGACGAAGCCTTCGACGTGATGCTGCGCGCCTTCGAGCTGGAGAAGTTGTTGTACGAGGTGCGCTACGAACTCGCCAACCGGCCGGACTGGGTGCGCATCCCCGTCGAGGCCCTGTTGCGGATGGAGGATGCCCAGTGA
- a CDS encoding aldo/keto reductase — MAAKRKLGATGLEVFPLCLGGNVFGWTADEATSFAVLDAFVEGGGDFVDTADVYSRWVPGHVGGESETVLGKWIASRKAKDRLVVATKVGAETALGKGLTREHIEKSVDASLRRLGVERIDLYYSHYDDPNTPLEETLRAFDALVKAGKVKALGLSNHSAQRAQEALDTQQRLGLKRYQVLQPEYNLVERSKFEGALQQVCEREGLAVAPYFGLAAGFLTGKYQEGQPAPASPRAGNVLKKYGNAKGWGVVAALKKVAERRGATPSQVALAWLATRPTVAAPIASATSVTQVKELLGAFSLKLEADDLRELDSASMFHP; from the coding sequence ATGGCGGCGAAGCGGAAGCTGGGAGCGACGGGGCTGGAGGTGTTCCCGCTGTGTCTGGGCGGGAACGTCTTCGGCTGGACGGCGGACGAGGCGACCTCGTTCGCCGTGCTCGACGCCTTCGTGGAGGGCGGCGGCGACTTCGTGGACACCGCGGACGTGTACTCGCGGTGGGTCCCCGGCCACGTGGGTGGCGAGTCGGAGACGGTGCTGGGGAAGTGGATCGCCTCGCGCAAGGCGAAGGACCGCCTGGTGGTGGCCACGAAGGTCGGCGCGGAGACGGCGCTGGGCAAGGGCCTCACGCGCGAGCACATCGAGAAGAGCGTGGACGCGTCCCTGCGCCGCCTGGGCGTGGAGCGCATCGACCTGTACTACTCGCACTACGACGACCCGAACACGCCCCTGGAGGAGACGCTCCGCGCCTTCGACGCGCTGGTGAAGGCGGGCAAGGTGAAGGCGCTGGGCCTGAGCAACCACTCGGCGCAGCGCGCGCAGGAGGCGCTGGACACGCAGCAGCGGTTGGGGCTCAAGCGCTACCAGGTGCTTCAACCGGAGTACAACCTGGTGGAGCGCTCGAAGTTCGAGGGCGCGCTTCAGCAGGTGTGTGAGCGCGAGGGCCTCGCCGTGGCGCCCTACTTCGGACTGGCCGCGGGCTTCCTCACCGGCAAGTACCAGGAGGGGCAGCCGGCGCCGGCCTCACCGCGCGCGGGCAACGTGCTCAAGAAGTACGGCAACGCGAAGGGCTGGGGCGTCGTCGCCGCGCTGAAGAAGGTGGCGGAGCGCCGGGGGGCCACGCCGTCTCAGGTGGCGCTCGCGTGGCTTGCGACGCGGCCCACGGTGGCGGCCCCCATCGCCAGCGCCACGTCCGTCACGCAGGTGAAGGAGCTGCTCGGGGCCTTCTCCCTGAAGCTGGAGGCGGACGACCTGCGTGAGCTGGACAGCGCGTCTATGTTTCATCCGTGA
- the glgB gene encoding 1,4-alpha-glucan branching protein GlgB, with protein sequence MRKPADRAQVDAELQRVVELRHPEPHSMLGVHPDGDAVVVRAYRPEAVAIHVLPEFGGKVPMVHRTGGVFEARINGRTEPFGYLLEVEYPGKKVFTLRDPYSFLPTIGEMDLYFAGEGRHERLWERMGAHLIHHNGVKGTSFAVWAPTARGVSVVGDFNGWDGRLHAMRRMGSSGIWELFVPEVGEGTRYKFEIRPGHGGGALLKADPFAFRTETPPATASVVHDLQRYAWGDSAWLEAREKHVDAAHHPWSVYEVHLGSWRRVVEDGDRPMTYRELAPELSRYVKETGFTHVELLPVSEHPYGGSWGYQVGGYYAPTSRFGHPDDFRYLVDYLHQEGIGIIVDWVPGHFPRDSHALGNFDGTSLYEHADPRKGAQPDWGTLVFNFGRNEVRNFLIANALFWLEEYHIDGLRVDAVASMLYLDYSRKQGEWIPNRWGGRENEEAIQFLRELNDTIRRKHPGVVVIAEESTAWPKVSQPVSEGGLGFHFKWNMGWMHDTLSYFSKDAVYRQYHHNQLTFGLLYAFSEHFMLPLSHDEVVHGKGSLYGRMPGDEWQKRANLRALFAWMWAHPGKKLLFMGGEFGQPAEWNHDKSLDWHLLHDPGHKGIQKLVGDLNRIYRDLPALYDSDSEPVGFQWLQPDASAANVLAFVRRSRTPGRHVVCVANLSPVPREDYRVGFPLHGRYVELVNTDAGEYGGSGLGNRGQVHTEATGWDGQPASAVLTLPPLSVVWFTPG encoded by the coding sequence GTGAGGAAGCCGGCGGACAGAGCACAGGTGGACGCGGAGCTGCAACGCGTGGTGGAGCTGCGCCACCCGGAACCCCACTCCATGCTGGGCGTGCATCCGGACGGCGACGCGGTGGTGGTGCGTGCCTACCGCCCGGAGGCCGTGGCCATCCACGTCCTGCCGGAGTTCGGGGGCAAGGTGCCCATGGTGCACCGCACCGGCGGCGTCTTCGAGGCGCGCATCAACGGCCGCACGGAGCCCTTCGGCTACCTGCTGGAGGTGGAGTACCCGGGCAAGAAGGTCTTCACGCTGCGCGACCCGTACAGCTTCCTGCCCACCATCGGGGAGATGGACCTGTACTTCGCCGGCGAGGGCCGCCACGAGCGGCTCTGGGAGCGCATGGGCGCGCACCTCATCCACCACAACGGCGTGAAGGGCACGTCGTTCGCGGTGTGGGCCCCCACCGCCCGGGGCGTGTCCGTGGTGGGCGACTTCAACGGCTGGGACGGGCGCCTGCACGCCATGCGGCGCATGGGCTCCTCCGGCATCTGGGAGCTGTTCGTCCCGGAGGTCGGCGAGGGCACGCGCTACAAGTTCGAGATCCGCCCCGGCCACGGCGGGGGCGCGCTGCTCAAGGCGGACCCCTTCGCCTTCCGCACGGAGACGCCGCCCGCCACCGCGTCGGTGGTGCATGACCTGCAGCGCTACGCGTGGGGCGACAGCGCGTGGTTGGAGGCGCGCGAGAAGCATGTGGACGCGGCCCACCACCCGTGGAGCGTCTACGAGGTGCACCTGGGCAGCTGGCGCCGCGTGGTGGAGGACGGCGACCGGCCCATGACGTATCGCGAGCTGGCGCCGGAGCTGTCGCGCTACGTGAAGGAGACGGGCTTCACGCACGTGGAGCTCTTGCCCGTGTCGGAGCACCCCTACGGCGGCTCCTGGGGCTACCAGGTGGGCGGCTACTACGCGCCCACGTCGCGCTTCGGGCACCCGGACGACTTCCGCTACCTGGTGGACTACCTGCACCAGGAGGGCATCGGCATCATCGTGGACTGGGTGCCGGGCCACTTCCCGCGCGACAGCCACGCGCTGGGCAACTTCGACGGCACGTCCCTCTACGAGCACGCGGACCCGCGCAAGGGCGCGCAGCCGGACTGGGGCACGCTCGTCTTCAACTTCGGCCGCAACGAGGTGCGCAACTTCCTCATCGCCAACGCGCTGTTCTGGCTGGAGGAGTACCACATCGACGGGCTGCGCGTGGACGCCGTGGCCTCCATGCTCTACCTGGACTACAGCCGCAAGCAGGGCGAGTGGATCCCCAACCGCTGGGGCGGCCGCGAGAACGAGGAGGCCATCCAGTTCCTGCGCGAGCTCAACGACACCATCCGCCGCAAGCACCCGGGCGTGGTGGTCATCGCGGAGGAGTCCACCGCGTGGCCCAAGGTGAGCCAGCCCGTCAGCGAGGGCGGCCTGGGCTTCCACTTCAAGTGGAACATGGGCTGGATGCACGACACGCTGTCGTACTTCTCCAAGGACGCCGTCTACCGGCAGTACCACCACAACCAGCTCACCTTCGGCCTGCTGTACGCGTTCAGCGAGCACTTCATGCTGCCGCTCAGCCACGACGAGGTGGTGCACGGCAAGGGCAGCCTCTACGGGCGCATGCCGGGCGATGAATGGCAGAAGCGGGCCAACCTGCGCGCGCTGTTCGCGTGGATGTGGGCCCACCCGGGCAAGAAGCTGCTCTTCATGGGCGGCGAGTTCGGCCAGCCGGCGGAGTGGAACCACGACAAGAGCCTGGACTGGCACCTGCTCCACGACCCGGGCCACAAGGGCATCCAGAAGCTGGTGGGCGACCTCAACCGCATCTACCGCGACCTGCCCGCGCTCTACGACTCCGACAGCGAGCCGGTGGGCTTCCAGTGGCTGCAGCCGGACGCCTCCGCGGCGAACGTGCTGGCCTTCGTGCGCCGCTCGCGCACGCCCGGCCGTCACGTCGTGTGCGTGGCCAACCTGTCGCCGGTGCCGCGCGAGGACTATCGCGTGGGCTTCCCGCTCCACGGCCGTTACGTGGAGCTGGTCAACACCGACGCCGGGGAGTACGGCGGCAGCGGCCTGGGCAACCGGGGCCAGGTGCACACGGAGGCGACGGGCTGGGACGGCCAGCCGGCGTCCGCGGTGCTCACCCTGCCCCCGCTGTCGGTGGTGTGGTTCACGCCGGGGTAG
- a CDS encoding alpha-1,4-glucan--maltose-1-phosphate maltosyltransferase: MTERLGSVFIENVQPELDAGRYAIKRVAGESLTVRADIFKEGHDVLVAVARWRQVTPAAQKTDWAEVPLTFKNNDAWEGSIPLANNGRYEFTIEAWPDLFRTWAHELKRKVDAGRDVKSELLEGAALLEGAAARAKGKAAEDHRVLAEAGARLRTPPTPDHLLVALSPDLADAASRHPDRSLARKYDKVLEVFADREKARNAAWYEFFPRSAKRDGKTHGTFKDAQGWLPYVQKLGFDTVYLPPIHPIGRTARKGRNNSLRAEPGDVGSPWAIGAAEGGHKAVHPELGTLADFRAFVDAAKAHGIEVALDLAFQCSPDHPYVKEHPEWFQHRPDGTIKTAENPPKRYEDIVNFDWMGPARDALWKELKSVVLHWVDNGVRTFRVDNPHTKPMQFWHWLIREVQDLHPDVLFLSEAFTRPKVMKALGKVGFTQSYTYFTWRLFKDELRSYLEEITSPPVSDYFRGNLWPNTPDILPENLQNAGPGAFRLRVALAATLSSVWGMYSGYELCEGRPVPGKEEYLDSEKYQLVAWDWDRPGNISEWIGKLNAVRKAHPALQQYQGLRFFESDNDRVIFYGKRSPDGLSTVLVAVSLDPYAPQEALLHVPMQWLGVNAEETYQVHELMADQRSLWQGPDVQVRLTPEQPAAIWAVYRYRRTEHAFDYFE, encoded by the coding sequence ATGACCGAACGACTCGGAAGCGTGTTCATCGAGAACGTCCAGCCGGAGCTGGACGCGGGGCGCTACGCCATCAAGCGCGTCGCCGGAGAGAGCCTCACCGTCCGGGCGGACATCTTCAAGGAGGGCCACGACGTCCTCGTGGCCGTCGCCCGCTGGCGCCAGGTCACCCCCGCCGCCCAGAAGACGGACTGGGCGGAGGTCCCCCTCACCTTCAAGAACAACGACGCCTGGGAAGGCTCCATCCCCCTGGCGAACAACGGCCGCTACGAATTCACGATTGAAGCCTGGCCGGACCTCTTCCGCACCTGGGCGCACGAACTGAAGCGCAAGGTGGACGCCGGCCGCGACGTGAAGAGCGAGCTGCTGGAGGGCGCCGCGCTGCTGGAGGGCGCCGCCGCGCGCGCGAAGGGCAAGGCCGCGGAGGACCACCGGGTGCTCGCCGAGGCCGGGGCCCGCCTGCGCACGCCGCCCACGCCGGATCACCTCCTCGTCGCGCTGTCCCCCGACCTGGCGGACGCAGCGTCACGCCATCCGGACCGCTCGCTCGCTCGCAAGTACGACAAGGTGCTGGAGGTGTTCGCGGACCGGGAGAAGGCGCGCAACGCCGCCTGGTATGAATTCTTCCCGCGCTCGGCGAAGCGCGATGGCAAGACGCACGGCACCTTCAAGGACGCGCAGGGCTGGCTGCCCTACGTCCAGAAGCTCGGCTTCGACACCGTCTACCTGCCGCCCATCCACCCCATTGGCCGCACCGCGCGCAAGGGCAGGAACAACAGCCTGCGCGCGGAGCCCGGTGACGTGGGCAGCCCGTGGGCCATTGGCGCCGCGGAGGGCGGCCACAAGGCCGTGCACCCGGAGCTGGGCACGCTGGCGGACTTCCGCGCGTTCGTGGACGCGGCGAAGGCGCACGGCATCGAAGTGGCGCTGGACCTGGCCTTCCAGTGCTCGCCGGACCACCCGTACGTGAAGGAGCATCCGGAGTGGTTCCAGCACCGCCCGGACGGCACCATCAAGACGGCGGAGAACCCGCCCAAGCGCTACGAGGACATCGTCAACTTCGACTGGATGGGCCCCGCGCGGGACGCCCTCTGGAAGGAGCTCAAGTCCGTCGTGCTGCACTGGGTGGACAACGGCGTGCGGACCTTCCGCGTGGACAACCCGCACACCAAGCCCATGCAGTTCTGGCACTGGCTCATCCGCGAGGTGCAGGACCTGCACCCGGACGTGCTCTTCCTGTCGGAGGCCTTCACCCGCCCCAAGGTGATGAAGGCCCTGGGCAAGGTGGGCTTCACCCAGTCGTACACGTACTTCACCTGGCGCCTCTTCAAGGACGAGCTGCGCTCGTACCTGGAGGAGATCACCAGCCCGCCCGTGTCGGACTACTTCCGCGGCAACCTCTGGCCCAACACGCCGGACATCCTCCCGGAGAACCTCCAGAACGCGGGCCCCGGCGCCTTCCGCCTGCGCGTCGCGCTGGCCGCCACGCTGTCGTCGGTCTGGGGCATGTACTCCGGCTACGAGCTGTGCGAGGGCCGTCCGGTGCCGGGCAAGGAGGAGTACCTGGACTCGGAGAAGTACCAGCTGGTCGCGTGGGACTGGGACCGGCCGGGCAACATCTCCGAGTGGATTGGCAAGCTCAACGCCGTCCGCAAGGCGCACCCCGCGCTCCAGCAGTACCAGGGCCTGCGCTTCTTCGAGTCCGACAACGACCGCGTCATCTTCTACGGCAAGCGTTCACCGGATGGCCTCAGCACGGTGCTGGTGGCGGTGAGCCTGGATCCGTACGCGCCGCAGGAAGCGCTGCTCCACGTGCCCATGCAGTGGCTGGGCGTCAACGCGGAGGAGACCTATCAGGTGCATGAGCTGATGGCCGACCAGCGCTCGCTGTGGCAGGGCCCGGACGTGCAGGTGCGCCTGACGCCTGAACAGCCCGCGGCCATCTGGGCCGTGTACCGCTACCGCCGCACCGAACACGCGTTCGACTACTTCGAGTGA
- the treS gene encoding maltose alpha-D-glucosyltransferase produces the protein MDLDPLWYKKALIYELHIRAFHDSNGDGHGDIPGLIEKLPYLQDLGVDCLWLLPHYPSPLRDDGYDIADYYGIHPDYGTLADFQRLVEEAHKRGLRIIIELVVNHTSDQHPWFQEARRDPKSPKRNWYVWSDTDESYKGARIIFTDTERSNWTWDPVAKQYFWHRFFSHQPDLNYDNPEVQEAMLDVMRFWLNMGVDGFRCDAVPYLFEREGTNCENLPETHAFLKRLRKTIDSEYQGKVLLAEANQWPADVRVYFGEGDEFHMGFHFPVMPRLFMAVRREDRTPIVEIMQQTPDIPESCQWAIFLRNHDELTLEMVTDEDRDYMYREYATDPRMRINLGIRRRLAPLMDNGRRRIELMHSLLFTLPGTPVLYYGDEIGMGDNIYLGDRNGVRTPMQWTGDRNAGFSRADYARLFAPVIADPVYGYQSINVEAQDRQKSSLLQWVKRMIRIRQRYPVFAMGTLKFLATENRKVLAFVREWEGQTVLVVCNLSRFAQPGVLDLREFAGSIPVELIGETAFPRISDLPYQLSMGPYMFLWFRLDKPLQAKE, from the coding sequence ATGGACCTGGATCCGCTTTGGTACAAAAAAGCGCTCATCTACGAGCTGCACATCCGCGCATTCCACGACTCCAACGGGGACGGCCACGGGGACATCCCGGGCCTGATTGAGAAGCTGCCGTACCTCCAGGACCTGGGCGTGGACTGCCTGTGGCTCCTGCCGCACTACCCGTCGCCGCTGCGCGACGACGGCTATGACATCGCGGACTACTACGGCATCCACCCGGACTACGGCACGCTGGCGGACTTCCAGCGGCTGGTGGAGGAGGCGCACAAGCGCGGGCTGCGCATCATCATCGAGTTGGTCGTCAACCACACCAGCGACCAGCACCCCTGGTTCCAGGAGGCGCGCCGGGACCCCAAGAGCCCCAAGCGCAACTGGTACGTCTGGAGCGACACGGACGAGTCCTACAAGGGCGCGCGCATCATCTTCACGGACACGGAGCGCTCCAACTGGACGTGGGATCCGGTGGCCAAGCAGTACTTCTGGCACCGCTTCTTCAGCCACCAGCCGGACCTGAACTACGACAACCCCGAAGTGCAGGAGGCCATGCTGGACGTCATGCGCTTCTGGCTCAACATGGGCGTGGACGGGTTCCGCTGCGACGCCGTGCCCTACCTCTTCGAGCGCGAGGGCACCAACTGCGAGAACCTCCCGGAGACGCACGCGTTCTTGAAGCGCCTGCGAAAGACCATCGACTCCGAGTACCAGGGCAAGGTGCTGCTCGCGGAGGCCAACCAGTGGCCCGCCGACGTGCGCGTGTACTTCGGCGAGGGCGACGAGTTCCACATGGGCTTCCACTTCCCGGTGATGCCCCGCCTGTTCATGGCGGTGCGCCGCGAGGACCGCACGCCCATCGTGGAAATCATGCAGCAGACGCCGGACATCCCGGAGTCCTGCCAGTGGGCCATCTTCCTGCGCAACCACGATGAACTGACGCTGGAGATGGTGACGGACGAGGACCGGGACTACATGTACCGGGAGTACGCCACCGACCCGCGCATGCGCATCAACCTGGGCATCCGCCGCCGGCTGGCGCCGCTGATGGACAACGGCCGCCGGCGCATCGAGCTGATGCACAGCCTGCTGTTCACCCTGCCCGGCACGCCGGTCCTCTACTACGGGGACGAGATTGGCATGGGCGACAACATCTACCTGGGCGACCGCAACGGCGTGCGCACGCCCATGCAGTGGACCGGCGACCGCAACGCGGGCTTCAGCCGCGCGGACTACGCGCGCCTCTTCGCGCCCGTCATCGCGGACCCCGTCTACGGCTACCAGTCCATCAACGTGGAGGCCCAGGACCGGCAGAAGTCCAGCCTGCTCCAGTGGGTGAAGCGGATGATCCGCATCCGCCAGCGCTACCCCGTGTTCGCCATGGGGACGCTGAAGTTCCTCGCCACGGAGAACCGCAAGGTGCTGGCCTTCGTGCGCGAATGGGAAGGCCAGACGGTGCTCGTCGTGTGCAACCTGTCGCGCTTCGCGCAGCCGGGCGTGCTGGACCTGCGCGAGTTCGCGGGCAGCATCCCCGTGGAATTGATTGGAGAGACCGCGTTCCCCCGCATCAGCGACCTGCCCTATCAGCTGTCGATGGGGCCCTACATGTTCCTGTGGTTCCGGTTGGACAAGCCGCTGCAGGCGAAGGAGTAA